A genomic window from Hirundo rustica isolate bHirRus1 chromosome 14, bHirRus1.pri.v3, whole genome shotgun sequence includes:
- the RPL26L1 gene encoding ribosomal protein uL24-like yields MKFNPFVTSDRSKNRKRHFNAPSHIRRKIMSSPLSKELRQKYNVRSMPIRKDDEVQVVRGHYKGQQIGKVVQVYRKKYVIYIERVQREKANGTTVHVGIHPSKVVITRLKLDKDRKKILERKAKSRQVGKEKGKYKEETIEKMQE; encoded by the exons ATGAAGTTCAACCCCTTTGTGACCTCGGACCGTAGCAAGAACCGCAAAAGGCATTTCAATGCCCCCTCCCACATCCGCAGGAAAATCATGTCCTCGCCCCTGTCGAAGGAGCTGCGGCAGAAGTACAACGTGCGCTCCATGCCCATCCGCAAGGACGACGAGGTCCAG GTGGTCCGAGGACACTACAAGGGGCAGCAGATCGGGAAGGTGGTGCAGGTGTACAGGAAGAAGTACGTGATCTACATCGAGCGTGTGCAGCGGGAGAAGGCCAACGGCACCACCGTGCACGTGGGCATCCACCCCAGCAAG GTGGTGATCACCAGGCTAAAGCTGGACAAGGACCGCAAGAAGATCCTGGAGCGTAAAGCCAAGTCCCGCCAGGTTGGCAAGGAGAAGGGCAAGTACAAGGAGGAGACAATCGAGAAGATGCAAGAATAG